In Macadamia integrifolia cultivar HAES 741 chromosome 12, SCU_Mint_v3, whole genome shotgun sequence, the following are encoded in one genomic region:
- the LOC122094749 gene encoding uncharacterized protein LOC122094749 produces the protein MRRNKNAIRSIKKQDGSVVDDPIQIGNYIADFYENFHKATPTVQHEKLLDNIPLILNQANHYHIDAFPGDAEIKRVVWKLDPNSLPGPDGFPGAFFRRCWQIVKKEVSNAVRYFFSSSCMLQGVNNNFLVLIPKVDGADNLGNFRPLCMGNFFCKIITKVMALMLEPLLRRLISDEQGAFQKGKIIHDNIMVASELANLMFSSNRGGGIGIKIDIRKAYDTIDWTFIFYVLHRFDFSERWIGWLNQILISSKISILVNGGPQSFFNVE, from the coding sequence ATGAGGAGGAATAAGAACGCAATCAGATCAATTAAGAAGCAAGACGGCTCTGTGGTTGATGATCCCATCCAAATAGGGAACTACATAGCTGACTTCTATGAGAATTTTCACAAAGCAACCCCGACGGTTCAGCATGAGAAATTACTGGACAATATTCCCTTGATCCTAAACCAAGCTAATCATTACCACATAGATGCCTTTCCTGGCGATGCAGAGATCAAAAGGGTTGTGTGGAAGCTTGATCCGAACAGCTTGCCAGGTCCTGACGGCTTCCCTGGGGCTTTCTTCAGAAGATGCTGGCAAATTGTGAAAAAAGAAGTGAGCAACGCGGTCAGATATTTTTTCAGCTCAAGCTGCATGCTGCAGGGTGTGAACAATAATTTCCTTGTGCTGATCCCTAAGGTAGATGGGGCAGATAACCTAGGAAACTTCCGACCCCTATGCATGGGAAACTTCTTCTGTAAAATTATTACAAAGGTGATGGCATTGATGTTGGAGCCTCTTCTTCGCAGATTAATATCTGATGAGCAAGGCGCTTTCCAAAAAGGAAAGATTATTCATGACAATATTATGGTTGCTTCAGAGCTTGCGAACTTGATGTTCTCTTCCAACAGAGGAGGGGGTATCGGCATAAAAATCGACATCAGAAAAGCCTATGACACAATTGACTGGacgtttattttttatgttctgCATAGATTCGATTTCTCTGAGAGATGGATCGGATGGCTCAACCAAATTCTAATATCTTCTAAGATATCAATTCTAGTTAATGGAGGACCGCAAAGTTTTTTTAATGTGGAATGA